In Deinococcus sp. QL22, the following are encoded in one genomic region:
- the pyrR gene encoding bifunctional pyr operon transcriptional regulator/uracil phosphoribosyltransferase PyrR, which yields MMPKATILTADEVRRAMTRIAHEIVERNKGAENLALIGVHTRGIPLAARLAAKLEELEGVAIPTGMLDITLYRDDLSEISHQPVIRETHVPFDLARRRVILVDDVLYTGRTVRAALDALIDLGRPEGIQLAVLVDRGHRELPIRADYVGKNLPTAKSELVKVKLLETDGLDLVELWDLNGTAEQ from the coding sequence ATGATGCCCAAAGCCACCATCCTGACTGCCGACGAGGTGCGCCGCGCCATGACGCGCATTGCCCATGAGATCGTGGAGCGCAACAAGGGCGCGGAGAATCTGGCCCTGATCGGCGTACATACGCGGGGAATTCCGCTGGCTGCACGGCTGGCCGCCAAGCTGGAAGAACTGGAAGGCGTCGCCATTCCCACTGGAATGCTGGACATCACCCTGTACCGCGATGACCTCTCCGAGATTTCGCACCAACCTGTGATTAGGGAGACGCATGTGCCGTTTGATCTGGCCCGCCGCCGCGTGATTCTGGTAGACGACGTGCTGTACACGGGCCGTACCGTTCGCGCCGCGCTGGACGCCCTGATAGACCTGGGCCGCCCGGAAGGAATTCAGTTGGCTGTTCTGGTAGACCGGGGCCACCGCGAATTGCCGATTCGGGCCGATTACGTGGGCAAAAACCTTCCTACCGCCAAGTCGGAACTGGTGAAGGTGAAGTTGCTGGAGACGGATGGCCTAGACCTTGTGGAGTTGTGGGACCTAAACGGGACGGCAGAACAGTGA
- a CDS encoding ATP phosphoribosyltransferase regulatory subunit, translating to MSSPVRSPAPPRAAAIPEGTRDVLPPEWAQREHLRARLVEVFGAWGYRGVELPALEYASADHPQDARAFKLIDSGGQVLALRSEFTTAMGRLVRSRFPAGPFPLRLHYGGRLWLRALTSELGRLREFYQVGVELIGVATPQADAELLHLAAAALGAVGVSAQLEVGYPGFVDAVLEDAGLHGEARDALHDAIDRKSGADVDLLARRDGLSAEVTRTLHALTDLYGGAEVLDTAGGLAQGERARDAVAHLRTVAALYSGPLLFDLGVSRRYGYYTGITFRAYADGLNQPVLGGGRYALEGGLPGAGFAVGLERLTGVLAPTLPPEPEVVLALDLAGATLARAAGLTAELAWTDDRAELQAFCVARGIKRMVQGNTFSDVDSSGSNGGGA from the coding sequence GTGAGTTCTCCCGTCCGTTCGCCTGCCCCGCCCCGCGCCGCTGCCATTCCCGAAGGCACGCGGGATGTGTTGCCGCCCGAATGGGCACAGCGCGAGCATTTGCGGGCGCGACTCGTCGAGGTCTTCGGCGCTTGGGGGTACCGGGGCGTCGAGCTTCCGGCCCTCGAATACGCCAGCGCAGACCACCCGCAAGATGCGCGGGCCTTCAAGCTGATCGATTCGGGCGGGCAAGTCTTGGCCCTCCGCAGCGAATTCACCACCGCGATGGGGCGGCTGGTGCGTTCCCGTTTTCCAGCGGGGCCATTCCCATTGCGCCTGCACTACGGCGGGCGGCTGTGGCTGCGGGCACTGACCAGCGAACTGGGGCGGCTGCGCGAGTTCTATCAGGTGGGCGTGGAACTGATCGGCGTGGCGACTCCGCAGGCCGACGCCGAACTGCTGCACTTGGCGGCGGCGGCGCTGGGGGCGGTGGGCGTTTCGGCTCAGCTAGAGGTGGGTTATCCGGGCTTCGTGGACGCCGTGCTGGAAGACGCGGGCCTGCACGGAGAGGCGCGGGACGCCCTGCACGACGCCATTGACCGCAAAAGTGGCGCAGATGTAGACCTGCTGGCGCGGCGAGACGGCCTCAGCGCGGAGGTGACGCGCACGCTGCACGCCCTGACTGATCTGTACGGCGGCGCGGAAGTGCTGGACACCGCTGGGGGCTTGGCTCAGGGCGAGCGGGCAAGGGACGCGGTGGCGCACCTTCGCACGGTAGCGGCCCTCTACAGCGGCCCCCTGCTGTTCGATCTGGGCGTCAGTCGGCGTTACGGCTACTACACGGGCATCACCTTTCGGGCCTACGCCGACGGCCTGAATCAGCCCGTGTTGGGCGGTGGACGGTACGCGCTGGAAGGCGGGCTGCCCGGTGCAGGCTTCGCGGTGGGGCTGGAACGCCTGACCGGGGTGCTGGCCCCCACGCTGCCGCCCGAACCCGAAGTGGTGCTGGCACTGGATTTGGCGGGCGCAACGTTGGCCCGCGCCGCTGGCCTCACGGCAGAGCTGGCGTGGACGGACGACAGGGCGGAACTACAGGCCTTCTGTGTGGCACGGGGGATTAAACGCATGGTGCAGGGCAACACTTTTTCTGATGTAGACAGTTCCGGTAGCAATGGGGGAGGCGCATGA
- a CDS encoding Hsp20/alpha crystallin family protein: MMRFDPFRDIEELTQRMDRAFGAASTAPARLAPPVDVHEDETGLELTLDLPGVQADAIQIEAENQTLTVQAERSYSRREGRTAHRVERAHGVLARTFSVPAKYDLTKVEADYQNGTLTLRVPRSEAAQKRTVTVRTGGQLEAAPKTVDAPSA, translated from the coding sequence GTGATGCGATTTGATCCCTTCCGTGACATCGAAGAATTGACCCAGCGTATGGATCGTGCCTTTGGCGCGGCCAGCACCGCCCCCGCCCGCCTCGCCCCCCCGGTCGACGTGCATGAGGACGAAACCGGACTGGAACTGACCCTCGATTTGCCCGGTGTGCAGGCCGACGCCATTCAGATTGAGGCCGAGAACCAGACCCTGACCGTGCAGGCCGAGCGCAGCTACAGCCGCCGCGAAGGCCGCACTGCACACCGTGTAGAACGCGCACACGGCGTATTGGCCCGCACCTTCAGCGTGCCCGCCAAATACGACCTGACCAAGGTGGAAGCCGACTACCAGAACGGTACGCTGACCCTGCGTGTGCCCCGCAGCGAGGCCGCCCAGAAGCGCACGGTGACGGTTCGCACAGGTGGGCAGTTGGAAGCCGCGCCCAAGACGGTAGACGCCCCTAGCGCGTAA
- a CDS encoding aspartate carbamoyltransferase catalytic subunit — MTARPRHLLDFEGWTPERLSALLDNADTMNQVLERPVKKVPALQGLTVCTAFFENSTRTRISFELAARRMSADVVSFAAGNSSVSKGESLRDTIEVLTAYKVDAYIVRHAAAGAAHLVARYSGKPVINAGDGRRAHPTQALLDAYTVRQEYGSLEGKTVAIIGDIRHSRVARSNAELLPKLGAKVVLCGPATLLPADLAALPGVTLTTNPREAVRGAHAVMALRLQSERMSGGYLGSLQEYADVYQVNERLLAEAEAGAIVLHPGPMNRDLEISADTADSARSRVLKQVENGQAVRMSVLYHLLVGRE; from the coding sequence GTGACCGCCCGCCCCCGCCACCTGCTGGACTTTGAAGGCTGGACGCCCGAACGCCTGAGCGCCCTGCTGGACAACGCCGACACCATGAATCAGGTGCTGGAAAGGCCCGTCAAGAAGGTTCCGGCGCTGCAAGGCCTGACCGTCTGCACGGCGTTTTTTGAAAATTCCACCCGCACCCGCATCAGCTTCGAGCTGGCCGCCCGCCGCATGAGTGCCGATGTGGTCAGCTTTGCCGCCGGAAACAGCAGCGTCAGCAAGGGCGAAAGCCTGCGCGACACCATCGAGGTGCTGACGGCCTACAAGGTGGACGCCTACATCGTGCGCCACGCCGCTGCCGGGGCCGCGCATCTGGTGGCCCGCTACAGCGGCAAACCCGTGATCAACGCGGGGGATGGCCGCCGTGCCCACCCCACGCAAGCTCTGCTGGACGCCTACACCGTGCGGCAGGAATACGGCTCGTTGGAAGGCAAAACAGTGGCCATTATCGGGGATATTCGCCATTCGCGGGTGGCCCGCTCCAACGCTGAATTGTTGCCCAAGCTGGGCGCAAAAGTCGTTCTGTGCGGCCCCGCAACGCTGCTTCCGGCTGATCTGGCCGCCCTGCCCGGAGTCACACTGACCACCAACCCGCGTGAGGCAGTGCGCGGCGCACACGCGGTCATGGCCCTGCGCCTGCAAAGCGAGCGCATGAGCGGCGGCTACCTTGGCAGTTTGCAGGAATACGCCGACGTATATCAGGTGAACGAGCGCCTGCTGGCAGAGGCCGAAGCGGGCGCCATCGTGCTGCATCCGGGGCCGATGAACCGTGACCTGGAAATCAGCGCCGACACCGCCGACAGCGCCAGAAGCCGCGTGCTGAAGCAGGTTGAGAACGGGCAGGCAGTACGGATGAGTGTGCTGTATCACCTGCTGGTTGGGCGCGAGTAA
- a CDS encoding dihydroorotase gives MTLTIINIRRPNSNTLESITLENGLIKGWNLPAEGELIDGKGGTLAPALIELHAHLREPGQTEKEDLASGLAAAAAGGYGTVVSMPNTSPVVDDPAIVRSLIEKANRLGFARLRPAAALTRGQAGETLAELTFLQEAGAAMFTDDGRTNEDARVLRLGLEYAGSLGMVVSVHAEDASLRADGVMNEGAVSEALGLPGNPAAAEAARVARDIEIVAGLQAQDRPVRLHVQHLSTARALDLVREAKRRGLPVTCEVCPHHLTLTDEALRSFDSIYKVAPPLRTQADAEHLLRGLLDGSVDCIATDHAPHTRAEKERDLLTAPSGIAYIELAFPLMWTRFGEVLGLERLLDLMTQAPARVMGWPEPSLEAGAPADLTVFDLETERTVNPAEFKSKAKFTPWAGESLRGWPTLTVVGGAVAYRRE, from the coding sequence ATGACCCTAACAATCATCAATATCCGCCGTCCAAATTCCAATACGTTGGAATCCATCACCCTAGAAAACGGCCTGATTAAAGGCTGGAACTTGCCCGCTGAGGGCGAACTCATAGACGGCAAGGGCGGGACGCTTGCGCCTGCGCTGATCGAATTGCACGCGCATCTGCGGGAGCCGGGGCAAACGGAAAAAGAAGACCTCGCGTCGGGCCTCGCGGCGGCTGCGGCGGGCGGCTACGGCACGGTGGTGTCTATGCCCAACACGTCGCCTGTGGTGGATGACCCCGCCATCGTGCGCTCACTGATCGAGAAGGCCAACCGCCTCGGCTTTGCGCGGCTGCGGCCTGCGGCGGCCCTGACGAGGGGGCAAGCGGGCGAAACGCTGGCCGAACTGACCTTTTTGCAGGAAGCGGGCGCGGCCATGTTTACCGACGATGGCCGCACCAACGAGGACGCACGGGTGCTGCGGCTGGGGCTGGAATATGCAGGCAGCCTCGGCATGGTGGTCAGCGTACACGCCGAAGACGCCAGCCTGCGGGCCGACGGCGTGATGAACGAGGGCGCAGTCAGCGAGGCGTTGGGTCTGCCCGGCAACCCGGCAGCGGCAGAAGCGGCGCGGGTGGCGCGGGACATAGAAATCGTGGCAGGCTTGCAGGCACAGGACCGCCCCGTGCGCCTGCACGTTCAACACCTCTCCACGGCGCGGGCGCTGGACTTGGTGCGGGAAGCCAAACGGCGCGGCCTGCCCGTGACCTGCGAGGTTTGCCCCCACCACCTGACCCTCACCGACGAGGCGCTGCGTTCCTTCGATTCCATCTACAAAGTGGCCCCTCCCCTGCGAACTCAGGCCGATGCCGAACACCTGCTGAGGGGTCTGCTGGACGGCAGCGTGGACTGCATCGCCACCGACCATGCGCCCCATACCCGCGCCGAAAAGGAACGCGATCTGCTGACCGCGCCGTCTGGAATTGCCTACATAGAACTGGCCTTTCCACTGATGTGGACGCGGTTTGGAGAGGTGCTGGGGCTGGAGCGCCTGCTTGACCTGATGACGCAGGCCCCCGCCCGCGTCATGGGCTGGCCCGAACCCTCGCTGGAAGCAGGCGCCCCCGCCGACCTGACCGTGTTCGACTTGGAAACCGAGCGCACCGTGAACCCGGCTGAGTTCAAGAGCAAAGCCAAATTCACGCCGTGGGCAGGCGAAAGCCTTCGCGGGTGGCCGACGCTGACGGTGGTGGGCGGGGCGGTGGCGTACAGGCGGGAGTGA
- a CDS encoding rhodanese-related sulfurtransferase, with translation MAAIAPVINPSELQPAWIVAALYQFRAVPDAAALREHLLEIASRLSLCGTLIVAPEGINGTLAGSREAVSEWHTALIAAGFTGMEYKESASAEQPFKRLKVRLKREIVTMGVPVTPPEEAGRYVTPTEWNALLQDPDVLVIDTRNRYEVKAGTFQGAVNPEIDSFREFPAWADEQLRGQEGKRIAMFCTGGIRCEKSTSLLRQRGFTDVLHLQGGILGYLEHVQSDQSLWNGECFVFDGRVTVRHGLEVGGGEMCHSCGWPLTAEETQHAHFERGVSCEHCHAQTTDKQKQQFRDRQRQMDERV, from the coding sequence ATGGCCGCGATTGCCCCTGTAATAAACCCATCTGAACTCCAGCCCGCTTGGATCGTGGCCGCCCTCTACCAGTTCCGCGCTGTGCCGGACGCTGCCGCCCTGCGTGAGCATCTGCTGGAAATCGCCAGTCGCCTGAGCTTATGCGGCACGCTGATCGTTGCGCCCGAAGGCATCAACGGCACGCTGGCCGGATCGCGGGAAGCGGTGAGCGAGTGGCACACGGCCCTGATCGCCGCCGGGTTTACAGGGATGGAATATAAGGAATCAGCCAGCGCCGAGCAGCCCTTCAAACGCCTGAAAGTGCGGCTGAAACGCGAAATCGTGACGATGGGTGTACCCGTGACGCCGCCCGAAGAAGCGGGGCGATACGTGACGCCCACCGAGTGGAACGCTCTGCTGCAAGACCCGGATGTGCTGGTAATCGACACGCGCAACCGCTACGAGGTCAAGGCAGGCACCTTTCAGGGCGCAGTGAACCCCGAAATAGACAGCTTCCGCGAGTTTCCGGCGTGGGCCGACGAGCAGTTGCGGGGGCAGGAAGGCAAACGGATCGCCATGTTCTGCACGGGCGGGATTCGCTGCGAAAAAAGCACCAGTCTGCTGCGTCAGCGCGGCTTTACCGACGTGCTGCACTTGCAGGGCGGCATTCTTGGGTATCTGGAACACGTGCAGAGTGACCAGAGCCTCTGGAACGGCGAATGCTTTGTCTTTGATGGCCGCGTGACGGTGAGGCACGGCCTGGAGGTCGGCGGGGGCGAAATGTGCCACAGCTGCGGCTGGCCTCTGACGGCAGAAGAAACGCAGCACGCCCACTTTGAACGCGGCGTGAGCTGCGAGCATTGCCACGCCCAGACCACGGACAAGCAAAAGCAGCAGTTTCGGGATCGGCAGCGGCAGATGGACGAGCGAGTGTAG